A genomic segment from Thermodesulfobacteriota bacterium encodes:
- a CDS encoding ATP-binding protein, with translation MSSPRFGITAKFTVLASGLVVLSALLWGGFAWARERALLREHTEREGRLLVSAMAIPIINALLYEEIGVIEEGGLLDNFVAEIMAQEALEPLYAVVLDPSGKVLAHNVFAEYGRIYADPLTERALSAQAFLLQETAVGGVEAWDLAYPLAIHGKRWGVLRVGISLHPLQEQLRALATRITLFAGLFFAGGVLVFHALGRGLARPLLALVGRMESVGSALPELPAPALRRDEIGELERSFRGMLERLRASEAERERATRHLLENERLVAAGQIVAGVAHEVNNPLAALEGALFHAERAPEKDRERYLRVARQGMERIRTVVAQLLDLSRSGEVRLQPEPLEKLFQEAALFAKMALKRKAVLLDVRGPPPAVTVRADRHKVQQALLNLVLNAADAAGESGTVRITATADVGCVSFEVEDDGPGVPPELRERIFEPFFTTKPPGRGSGMGLAISRRIAEVHGGSLTLEDAPRGGARFVLRLPAHPEGKERRP, from the coding sequence GTGAGCAGCCCGCGGTTCGGGATCACGGCCAAGTTCACCGTGTTGGCCTCCGGGCTCGTGGTGCTCTCCGCCCTGCTCTGGGGGGGCTTCGCGTGGGCCAGGGAGAGGGCTCTCCTGCGGGAGCACACCGAGCGGGAGGGCCGCCTCCTCGTCTCCGCCATGGCCATCCCCATCATCAACGCCCTCCTCTACGAGGAGATCGGCGTCATCGAGGAGGGAGGGCTGCTGGACAACTTCGTAGCGGAGATCATGGCCCAGGAGGCTCTCGAACCCCTCTACGCCGTGGTGCTGGACCCCAGCGGGAAGGTACTGGCCCACAACGTCTTCGCCGAGTACGGTCGGATCTACGCCGACCCCCTCACCGAGCGGGCCCTCTCCGCCCAGGCGTTCCTCCTCCAGGAGACCGCGGTGGGAGGCGTGGAGGCCTGGGACCTGGCCTACCCCCTGGCGATCCACGGCAAGCGCTGGGGCGTCCTTCGCGTCGGCATCTCGCTTCACCCCCTCCAGGAGCAGCTTCGGGCACTGGCGACCCGCATCACCCTGTTCGCAGGGTTGTTCTTCGCGGGCGGGGTGCTGGTCTTCCACGCCCTCGGCCGGGGCCTGGCCCGGCCGCTCCTGGCCCTGGTGGGGCGCATGGAGTCGGTGGGAAGCGCCCTGCCGGAGCTCCCGGCCCCCGCACTCCGCCGGGACGAGATCGGCGAGCTGGAGCGCAGCTTTCGCGGGATGCTCGAGCGGCTCCGGGCCAGCGAGGCCGAACGGGAACGCGCGACGCGACACCTGCTGGAGAACGAGCGCCTGGTGGCGGCCGGGCAGATCGTGGCCGGGGTGGCCCACGAGGTGAACAACCCCCTGGCGGCCCTGGAGGGAGCCCTCTTCCACGCCGAGCGGGCGCCGGAGAAAGACCGGGAGCGCTACCTCCGGGTGGCCCGTCAGGGGATGGAGCGGATCCGCACCGTGGTGGCTCAGCTCCTCGACCTTTCCCGCTCCGGCGAGGTGCGGCTCCAGCCCGAGCCCCTGGAGAAGCTCTTCCAGGAGGCCGCCCTCTTCGCCAAGATGGCCCTCAAGCGAAAGGCCGTACTCCTCGATGTCCGGGGTCCACCCCCGGCCGTCACCGTGCGGGCCGACCGCCACAAGGTCCAGCAGGCGCTCCTGAACCTTGTCCTCAATGCTGCCGACGCGGCCGGGGAGAGCGGCACCGTACGGATCACGGCGACTGCAGACGTGGGCTGCGTCTCCTTCGAAGTAGAGGACGACGGACCGGGCGTCCCGCCCGAGCTCCGGGAGAGGATCTTTGAGCCGTTTTTCACCACCAAGCCCCCCGGCCGGGGCAGCGGCATGGGGCTGGCCATCTCGCGACGCATCGCCGAGGTCCACGGGGGGAGCCTCACCCTGGAGGACGCCCCCAGGGGCGGGGCACGGTTCGTGCTCCGGCTTCCAGCGCACCCCGAGGGAAAGGAGCGCCGCCCATGA
- a CDS encoding sigma-54 dependent transcriptional regulator has product MTSRPRILVVEDDPLFAAMLLEALAGSAYDTTHAETAAEALATASRREYDAALLDVRLPDADDLSLFRALRERQPRCSALVMTGHASVEAAVEAMREGASDYLAKPFPTEMLLLKLERLFRARRTEEELAALRARAPEEGFVGRSRKVLRLLETARSVAATDATVLVQGESGTGKELVAELLHRHSPRQEGPLVKVNCGAVPETLMESELFGHEKGAFTGAERRRKGVLEQASGGTLFLDEVGEISSAMQVKLLRALQDRRIRRLGGEEEISVDFRLVAATNRHPQELLRSGDLREDFYFRLSVVPISVPPLRERADDIPLLLEHFVRRYSRSHGLDPVRFSAEAVEALLAHPWPGNVRELQNLVERLQVLHPGAEIRPRDLPAELRAKRPAAGMLFAAVPTRLLLREAVGRFERQFIDAVVEEEGGNKAAAARRLGVARETLWKKAQA; this is encoded by the coding sequence ATGACCTCGAGGCCCCGCATCCTGGTGGTGGAGGACGACCCCCTCTTCGCGGCCATGCTCCTGGAGGCCCTTGCGGGAAGCGCCTACGACACTACCCACGCAGAGACCGCCGCCGAGGCCCTCGCCACAGCCTCCCGCCGGGAGTACGACGCGGCGCTCCTGGACGTGCGGCTCCCCGACGCCGACGATCTGAGCCTGTTTCGGGCCCTGCGGGAGAGGCAACCCCGGTGCTCTGCCCTGGTCATGACCGGCCACGCCTCGGTGGAGGCGGCGGTGGAGGCCATGCGGGAAGGGGCTTCGGACTACCTGGCCAAACCCTTCCCCACCGAGATGCTCCTTTTGAAGCTCGAGCGGCTCTTCCGGGCCCGGCGCACCGAAGAGGAGCTCGCGGCCCTGCGGGCCCGGGCGCCCGAAGAGGGGTTCGTGGGCCGCAGCCGCAAGGTGCTGCGGCTCCTGGAGACCGCCCGTTCCGTGGCCGCCACCGACGCCACGGTGCTCGTCCAGGGGGAGAGCGGCACGGGCAAGGAGCTCGTGGCGGAGCTCCTCCACCGGCACAGCCCCCGGCAGGAGGGTCCCCTGGTCAAGGTCAACTGCGGCGCGGTGCCCGAGACCCTCATGGAGTCGGAGCTCTTCGGCCACGAGAAGGGGGCCTTCACGGGCGCGGAGCGCCGCCGCAAGGGGGTGCTGGAGCAGGCGTCCGGGGGGACCTTGTTCCTCGACGAGGTGGGCGAGATCTCCTCCGCCATGCAGGTCAAGCTCCTGCGGGCGCTCCAGGACCGGCGCATCCGCCGGCTGGGCGGCGAGGAGGAGATTTCCGTGGACTTCCGCCTGGTGGCGGCCACGAACCGGCACCCCCAGGAGCTGCTGCGCAGCGGAGACCTCCGGGAAGACTTCTACTTTCGCCTGAGCGTGGTGCCGATCTCGGTGCCGCCGCTGCGGGAGAGGGCGGACGACATCCCGCTCCTCCTGGAGCACTTCGTGCGGCGGTACAGCCGGAGCCACGGCCTCGATCCGGTGCGCTTCTCGGCGGAGGCCGTCGAGGCGCTGCTGGCCCACCCCTGGCCCGGTAACGTGCGGGAGCTCCAGAACCTGGTGGAGCGGCTCCAGGTGCTCCACCCCGGGGCCGAGATCCGCCCGCGGGACCTCCCCGCCGAGCTCCGCGCCAAGCGGCCCGCCGCTGGCATGCTCTTCGCCGCCGTGCCCACCCGCCTCCTGCTTCGCGAGGCGGTGGGGCGCTTCGAGCGCCAGTTCATCGACGCCGTCGTGGAAGAAGAGGGGGGCAACAAGGCCGCCGCCGCCCGCCGCCTCGGGGTCGCCCGAGAGACCCTCTGGAAGAAGGCCCAGGCGTAA
- a CDS encoding molybdopterin-dependent oxidoreductase has protein sequence MEIRRREFLKAGAAATAAAAAGLPALNAFAKAEDRGPMGEDPGKWVASTCQGCTAWCPIQIFVQDGRAVKVRGNERSKANNGYCCVRGHLILQQIYDPDRIKVPMKRTNPKKGRGVDPKFVPISWDEAMDTVAEKVMELRRSGETHKLMVTRGRYTDHNAILYGSVPKILGSPNNISHSAICAEVEKMGRFYTEGFWGYLDYDLEHTDYLVTWACDPLSSNRQVPNTIHKMHRLLERGTVVAIDPRMSITAAKAHEWLPVKPGEDGALACAFAHVLLAEGLWNREFVGDFADGANRFKAGQAVDEAAFREVHTNGLVKWWNLALKDCTPEWAAQVTGVSREQILRVARGMGKFAPRVAIWYGPNMQPRGTYSALAMHALNGLLGATDNEGGVFTQPSVPSTSYPKFDDYLDDVAKTGNKQKKIDQRGYKDIPAMASGKPGSGVVTNQVATAILAKDPYDIKVHIGYYNNFNFSCTGADRWDEAMAQVPFFVHIVPMASEMTQFADIVLPSALHHSEQWGISRNKANGYAHMSIHQPAIERMWDVKDPECEVVWLLGEKLKARGFSNLYDWLHKEFKDPETGKNPANALELALFATKLRSKAVWAPDPEKPPKGDKLAGWEDFREKGLYNSEPFAFKKKWGNFPTETKKFELYSETLKKALTEHAEKHKTTVDDILAVCNYTARGELAFVPHYEPVLRHGSEQDYPFALIDYKSRLNREGRSANLTWYHAFKKVDPGNVNYQDVLQMNPADAERLGLREGDTVKVTSVVKSLTARVRLWEGVRPGTVAKCFGQGHWAYGRVAAGDYAKAVPNGSNFNELMPHDLDRLSGSTARNGGFTGVRIEKV, from the coding sequence ATGGAGATCCGCAGACGTGAGTTCCTGAAGGCGGGCGCGGCGGCGACCGCGGCGGCGGCAGCGGGGCTTCCGGCCCTGAACGCCTTCGCCAAGGCGGAGGACCGGGGTCCCATGGGGGAAGACCCGGGGAAGTGGGTGGCGTCCACCTGCCAGGGGTGTACGGCCTGGTGCCCCATCCAGATCTTCGTGCAGGACGGCCGCGCGGTGAAGGTGCGCGGCAACGAGCGGAGCAAGGCCAACAACGGGTACTGCTGCGTTCGGGGCCACCTGATCCTGCAGCAGATCTACGACCCGGACCGGATCAAGGTGCCGATGAAGCGCACCAACCCGAAGAAGGGGCGGGGCGTCGACCCCAAGTTCGTGCCCATCTCCTGGGACGAGGCCATGGACACGGTGGCCGAGAAGGTCATGGAGCTGCGCCGGAGCGGCGAGACCCACAAGCTCATGGTCACCCGCGGCCGCTACACCGACCACAACGCCATCCTCTACGGCAGCGTGCCGAAGATCCTCGGCTCGCCCAACAACATCTCCCACAGCGCCATCTGCGCCGAGGTGGAGAAGATGGGCCGGTTCTACACCGAGGGCTTCTGGGGCTACCTGGACTACGACCTGGAGCACACCGACTACCTGGTGACGTGGGCGTGCGATCCCCTCTCCTCCAACCGGCAGGTCCCCAACACCATCCACAAGATGCACCGCCTCCTGGAGCGGGGCACCGTGGTGGCCATCGACCCCCGCATGAGCATCACGGCGGCCAAGGCCCACGAGTGGCTCCCGGTCAAGCCCGGCGAGGACGGGGCCCTGGCGTGCGCCTTCGCCCACGTGTTGCTCGCCGAAGGGTTGTGGAACAGGGAGTTCGTGGGTGACTTCGCCGACGGAGCCAACCGCTTCAAGGCGGGCCAGGCGGTGGACGAGGCGGCCTTCCGGGAGGTCCACACCAACGGCCTCGTCAAGTGGTGGAACCTGGCGCTCAAGGACTGCACGCCGGAGTGGGCGGCCCAGGTGACCGGGGTGTCCCGGGAGCAGATCCTGCGGGTAGCCCGGGGCATGGGGAAGTTCGCCCCCCGGGTGGCGATCTGGTACGGGCCGAACATGCAACCCCGGGGTACCTACTCGGCCCTGGCGATGCACGCCCTGAACGGCCTGCTGGGCGCCACAGACAACGAGGGCGGGGTCTTCACCCAGCCCAGCGTGCCGAGCACGAGCTACCCCAAGTTCGACGACTACCTGGACGACGTCGCCAAGACCGGCAACAAGCAAAAGAAGATCGACCAGCGCGGGTACAAGGACATCCCCGCCATGGCCAGCGGCAAGCCCGGCAGCGGCGTGGTGACCAACCAGGTGGCCACCGCCATCCTGGCCAAGGACCCCTACGACATCAAGGTGCACATCGGCTACTACAACAACTTCAACTTCTCCTGCACCGGCGCCGACCGCTGGGACGAGGCCATGGCCCAGGTGCCCTTCTTCGTCCACATCGTGCCCATGGCGTCGGAGATGACCCAGTTCGCCGACATCGTGCTCCCGTCCGCCCTGCACCACTCGGAACAGTGGGGCATCTCGCGCAACAAGGCCAACGGCTACGCCCACATGTCGATCCACCAGCCGGCGATCGAGCGCATGTGGGACGTGAAGGACCCGGAGTGCGAGGTCGTCTGGCTCCTGGGCGAGAAGCTCAAGGCCAGGGGGTTTTCGAACCTCTACGACTGGCTGCACAAGGAGTTCAAGGACCCGGAGACCGGCAAGAACCCAGCCAATGCCCTGGAGCTCGCCCTGTTCGCCACGAAGCTGCGCAGCAAGGCCGTGTGGGCCCCCGACCCCGAGAAGCCGCCCAAGGGCGACAAGCTGGCCGGCTGGGAGGACTTCCGGGAGAAGGGCCTCTACAACTCCGAGCCCTTCGCCTTCAAGAAGAAGTGGGGGAACTTCCCGACCGAGACGAAGAAGTTCGAGCTCTACAGCGAGACCCTGAAGAAGGCGCTGACCGAGCACGCCGAGAAGCACAAGACAACGGTGGACGACATCCTCGCCGTGTGCAACTACACGGCCCGGGGTGAGTTGGCCTTCGTGCCCCACTACGAGCCGGTGCTCCGGCACGGGAGCGAGCAGGACTACCCCTTTGCCCTCATCGACTACAAGTCGCGGCTCAACCGGGAGGGGCGAAGCGCCAATCTCACCTGGTACCACGCCTTCAAGAAAGTCGACCCGGGCAACGTCAACTACCAGGACGTGCTCCAGATGAACCCGGCGGACGCCGAGAGGCTGGGCCTCCGGGAGGGCGACACGGTCAAGGTCACCTCGGTGGTGAAGAGCCTCACCGCCCGGGTGCGCCTGTGGGAGGGCGTGCGCCCCGGCACGGTGGCCAAGTGCTTCGGTCAGGGCCACTGGGCCTACGGCCGCGTGGCCGCGGGCGACTACGCCAAGGCCGTACCCAACGGCTCCAACTTCAACGAGCTCATGCCCCACGACCTGGACCGCCTAAGCGGCTCGACGGCCCGCAACGGCGGCTTCACCGGCGTGCGCATCGAGAAGGTCTGA
- a CDS encoding 4Fe-4S dicluster domain-containing protein, producing the protein MPTYAMVIDLQKCVGCGACGIGCKTENNTQDKAHGQTFNWADFFIQREGRFPDATVTNLPVLCNHCTDAPCVEACPVTPKAMFKTAGGITMHNDERCIGCQACQDACPYSAMDVDEDNAQYSVISFNESGKATYPAFRDATELIPGCTASGVEIARLGRDVPPYRTRYRHPDYESVRRAGVVEKCIFCEHRVAKALKPWCTEVCPSNARIFGDLDDPDSNVNLLLQTYKPMRLKNNNGEFLSGTEKGYRPNVYYIRSYTRRKV; encoded by the coding sequence ATGCCCACATACGCGATGGTCATCGACCTGCAAAAGTGCGTCGGCTGCGGGGCCTGCGGCATCGGCTGCAAGACCGAGAACAACACCCAGGACAAGGCCCACGGCCAGACCTTCAACTGGGCCGACTTCTTCATCCAGCGGGAGGGCCGCTTCCCCGACGCCACGGTCACCAACCTGCCGGTGCTGTGCAACCACTGCACCGACGCCCCCTGCGTGGAGGCCTGCCCGGTGACCCCCAAGGCCATGTTCAAGACCGCCGGCGGCATCACCATGCACAACGACGAGCGCTGCATCGGGTGCCAGGCCTGCCAGGACGCCTGCCCCTACAGCGCCATGGACGTGGACGAGGACAACGCCCAGTACAGCGTCATCAGCTTCAACGAGTCGGGCAAGGCCACCTACCCCGCCTTCCGAGACGCCACCGAGCTCATCCCCGGGTGCACGGCTTCGGGCGTCGAGATCGCCCGGCTGGGGCGGGACGTTCCGCCCTACCGCACCCGCTACCGGCACCCCGACTACGAGAGCGTGCGCCGGGCGGGAGTGGTGGAAAAGTGCATCTTCTGCGAGCATCGGGTCGCGAAGGCCCTCAAGCCCTGGTGCACCGAGGTCTGCCCCTCCAACGCCCGGATCTTCGGCGACCTGGACGACCCCGACAGCAACGTGAACCTGCTCCTCCAGACCTACAAGCCGATGCGGCTCAAGAACAACAACGGGGAGTTCCTGTCCGGCACCGAAAAGGGCTACCGCCCCAACGTCTATTACATCCGCAGCTACACCCGGCGCAAAGTCTGA
- a CDS encoding molecular chaperone TorD family protein, protein MTPAPLPKRSLQAAADALRLLAACFYPPDPDLLREERVCENLGASLEGFSPEASECARRLGASLADTRPEDLRVEHARLFLGPFEVAAPPYGSVYRDGPKVLMGPSTLAVQRAYREAGLTLASDFHEVPDHVAAELEFAAYLLAGGAGDESAAAEAFLREHLLPWAPAFCDRVEAESQSDFYTALARCLRAGLRDLAAALSAAPAGEGAGGGATGPRPHASP, encoded by the coding sequence GTGACTCCTGCCCCCCTCCCGAAACGCTCCCTCCAAGCCGCCGCAGACGCGTTGCGCCTGCTCGCGGCGTGCTTTTATCCGCCCGACCCCGACCTCCTGCGGGAGGAGAGGGTATGCGAAAACCTGGGGGCTTCCCTGGAGGGCTTCTCCCCCGAGGCCTCGGAGTGTGCCCGCCGCCTGGGGGCTTCCCTGGCGGACACCCGCCCCGAAGACCTGCGGGTGGAGCACGCCCGCCTCTTCCTCGGCCCCTTCGAGGTCGCCGCACCGCCCTACGGGTCGGTCTACCGGGACGGCCCCAAGGTCCTCATGGGCCCCTCGACCCTGGCCGTGCAGCGCGCCTACCGCGAGGCCGGCCTCACCCTGGCCTCGGACTTCCACGAGGTTCCGGACCACGTGGCGGCCGAACTGGAGTTCGCCGCCTACCTCCTGGCCGGTGGCGCCGGGGACGAATCCGCGGCCGCCGAAGCCTTCCTCCGGGAGCACCTGCTCCCTTGGGCGCCTGCCTTCTGCGACCGCGTGGAGGCGGAGTCCCAGAGCGACTTCTACACGGCTCTGGCTCGCTGCCTTCGCGCGGGCCTCAGAGACTTGGCGGCCGCCCTTTCCGCCGCTCCCGCGGGGGAAGGCGCAGGCGGTGGCGCGACCGGGCCTCGACCCCATGCGTCTCCCTGA
- a CDS encoding 4Fe-4S dicluster domain-containing protein, which translates to MRLPDVDSSRCLRLRCHTFACGRCAEICPSGALGFEGRMPAVDPRACTGCGLCVSACPMDGLAGAMPGVEALAARLSSVPSPVLGCTGADGVEAHARVPCLGYLTEEELAALAVLVPQGVQLNATRCPACPRKGATETVAERAARVAELRPGGEVRIARSPRDLSFRERSLDRRTFFRSLGWGTTAGASALLKSAAPADPCGRSAKQLPRRRAALHLALEHAQPGAAARLADAFSFTLTVDDRCTACPRCAAMCPTGALARVGEGPDRHIELDPQRCSGCRVCEAFCPSGSLRIDGNGACGGERPVPFRRDVCETVPLHAPKAVAATPSAW; encoded by the coding sequence ATGCGTCTCCCTGACGTCGATTCCAGCCGGTGCCTGCGCCTTCGGTGCCACACCTTCGCGTGCGGCCGATGCGCCGAGATCTGCCCCAGCGGCGCCCTAGGCTTCGAGGGCCGGATGCCCGCGGTGGACCCCCGGGCGTGCACCGGCTGCGGCCTGTGCGTCTCCGCCTGTCCGATGGACGGCCTCGCCGGCGCGATGCCCGGCGTCGAGGCGTTGGCGGCCCGCCTCTCCTCCGTGCCCTCTCCGGTGCTGGGGTGCACCGGGGCAGACGGGGTGGAGGCCCACGCCCGGGTGCCCTGCCTCGGCTACCTGACCGAGGAGGAGCTGGCGGCGCTGGCGGTGCTCGTGCCCCAGGGCGTGCAGCTCAACGCCACCCGGTGCCCCGCCTGTCCGCGGAAGGGGGCCACGGAGACGGTTGCCGAGCGCGCCGCCCGGGTCGCGGAGCTCCGCCCGGGGGGCGAGGTGCGGATCGCCCGAAGCCCTCGCGACCTGTCCTTTCGAGAGCGATCCCTGGACCGGCGCACGTTCTTCCGGTCCCTGGGGTGGGGTACCACCGCCGGCGCCTCGGCCCTCCTGAAGTCCGCCGCTCCGGCCGACCCCTGCGGCCGATCGGCCAAACAGCTTCCGCGCCGGCGCGCGGCGCTGCACCTCGCCCTGGAGCACGCCCAGCCCGGGGCTGCAGCCCGGCTGGCCGATGCCTTTTCCTTCACTCTGACCGTAGACGATCGCTGCACCGCGTGCCCGCGGTGCGCGGCCATGTGCCCCACCGGAGCCCTGGCGCGGGTGGGAGAAGGCCCGGATCGGCACATCGAGCTGGACCCGCAACGGTGCAGCGGGTGCCGGGTGTGCGAGGCCTTCTGCCCCTCGGGATCACTGAGGATCGACGGCAACGGCGCTTGCGGAGGAGAGCGGCCTGTTCCGTTCCGCCGGGACGTGTGCGAAACCGTGCCGCTGCATGCCCCGAAGGCAGTGGCCGCCACCCCTTCGGCGTGGTGA